A genomic window from Nerophis lumbriciformis linkage group LG30, RoL_Nlum_v2.1, whole genome shotgun sequence includes:
- the tp53i13 gene encoding tumor protein p53-inducible protein 13, translating into MPTHTVTVLAALSLCLGRCTVSEYHNSSCDNGKVFVERDLPLDAAYKACPVSARSDSTQVTMDTVGVIIILAHMLTILALQRKNWGTLMLRYHLISTQEPPHDKLAMCGATNTSHFMLLLQMFDYCSFFTLQRLPSVYTVYDPEPARQICMDKPISYHHKIPNSGAYRPVRAESGEYLYCPPQRWLNNLHHGAAVLLYHPCAAVSERLFLSVLANSCLPDYIISPHPWLSESTPIALVSWGRTLELSTAASLDVCYWLQSTMTTSEWIRGKYNLLLTLSSEQKHTHGKEGQTEPKESVGQCCERIISLWLKEPLQARKDSPLKNRNRESRKRQKRAAIRSELKKVAMRTIKANGTTQALDFLAKPKLKTTTNNPEDPLDHNSTQGPPIAFAGHGLRDATSATKMQNQAFSAWPPNMPGATHKTPLRVPEHSASAQVKGSLEQSETARYGPTAERQVLDSTEVDVREKEMDKDYTYLLKRQDGPPPSKPAVVNYLPDCGSCIQDQQCACKEDSKGRASLAGNGLPRPPRSDEAVWAAAALGFLLVLLTLSVLHTRLYRHWRTMPSLYWHDARQDYDSVADVIRRRLHIAKKRRKRGRRQECALLPGTSSSDELM; encoded by the exons ATGCCGACCCACACGGTGACCGTGCTGGCCGCTCTGTCCTTGTGTTTGGGTCGGTGCACTGTGTCTGAGTACCACAACTCATCATGTGACAATGGGAAG GTATTTGTGGAAAGGGACCTACCTTTAGATGCTGCCTACAAGGCATGTCCTGTATCTGCCAGGTCTGACTCCACTCAGGTAACCATGGATACAGTAGGGGTCATCATTATCTTGGCACACATGCTTACAATTCTGGCTTTACAAAGAAAAAA TTGGGGGACTCTTATGTTGAGGTACCACTTAATTTCAACACAAGAACCACCCCATGACAAATTGGCCATGTGCGGGGCGACAAACACCTCACATTTCATGCTGCTGCTCCAGATGTTTGACTACTGTTCATTTTTTACTCTTCAGAGGCTCCCAAGTGTTTACACAGTGTATGATCCGGAG ccCGCCAGGCAGATCTGCATGGATAAGCCTATTTCCTACCACCACAAGATCCCTAACAG TGGCGCATACAGGCCGGTCAGAGCAGAGAGCGGCGAGTATTTGTACTGCCCCCCTCAACGCTGGCTCAATAATCTGCAT CATGGAGCTGCTGTATTGCTCTATCATCCCTGTGCTGCTGTCAGTGAGCGGCTCTTTCTGTCCGTCCTGGCCAACTCCTGTCTGCCTGACTACATCATCAGCCCACATCCATGGCTCAGTGAATCCACG CCAATAGCGTTGGTGTCTTGGGGGCGAACGTTGGAGCTGTCCACCGCCGCATCTTTAGACGTTTGTTATTGGCTGCAGAGCACGATGACCACAAGTGAATGGATCCGTGGAAAATACAACCTGCTGTTGACCTTGTCATCTGAACAGAAGCACACGCATGGAAAGGAAGGACAGACCGAGCCCAAG GAGTCTGTGGGGCAATGCTGTGAGCGGATCATCTCGTTGTGGCTGAAAGAACCGCTCCAGGCAAGAAAAGATTCCCCGCTTAAGAACAGAAACAGGGAATCAAGGAAGCGGCAAAAAAGAGCTGCTATTCGGTCCGAACTGAAGAAGGTTGCAATGAGGACCATAAAAGCAAACGGTACAACTCAGGCACTCGATTTTTTGGCAAAGCCAAAACTGAAAACCACCACCAATAACCCTGAGGACCCTTTAGACCACAACAGCACTCAAGGACCTCCAATAGCTTTTGCAGGCCATGGCCTGAGGGATGCAACATCTGCCACCAAGATGCAAAATCAGGCTTTCTCAGCCTGGCCCCCAAACATGCCAGGGGCTACACACAAGACACCACTCAGGGTTCCCGAACACAGTGCCAGTGCTCAAGTTAAAGGCTCCTTGGAACAGAGCGAGACAGCGAGATATGGCCCCACTGCAGAAAGACAAGTGCTGGATAGTACAGAAGTAGACGTAAGAGAGAAAGAGATGGACAAAGATTACACTTATTTATTAAAAAGACAAGACGGGCCTCCACCCTCAAAACCAGCAGTAGTGAATTACTTACCTGACTGTGGTAGCTGCATCCAAGACCAACAGTGTGCTTGCAAGGAAGACTCTAAGGGCCGGGCCTCGCTTGCAGGCAACGGGTTGCCGAGGCCCCCCAGGTCCGATGAGGCGGTGTGGGCTGCAGCGGCACTGGGCTTCTTGCTGGTTCTCCTCACGCTGTCTGTGTTGCACACACGCCTCTACCGTCACTGGAGGACCATGCCCAGTCTCTACTGGCACGACGCACGGCAGGACTATGACAGTGTGGCAG ATGTTATTCGTAGGAGGCTGCACATTGCAAAGAAGAGGCGGAAAAGAGGCAGAAGACAAGAGTGCGCCCTCTTGCCCGGTACCTCCAGCTCAGATGAACTGATGTAG